The Solanum lycopersicum chromosome 2, SLM_r2.1 DNA window attccttcctttgaaagaattttagtgtcattcgggtacgaatgttcctaaggggggatactATAATATTTCGAAAATTCAAGACTTTTCGTTGAGCCTAACATAGATTTATTGAGGTCTAGACTCTGTTTTAGGACTagaataatgaatataagtcatttaagaAGTTTAGGAACCAAAACGCCAtgacgtttggaaactagttTTAAGGGGTACTAGCGTggcttagcctatttgactagattttaggagtcgaaaatccatgaaattaggtggaagggtgtataatAAGTGTTAAAGATGATTCTTTGTCAAAATTGCAGGTATGACTCCGCAAGGACCAcctaagggcccttgaggaggaccctagcaCGTAAGAGGCAACATTGCCTAGGCAATGTACAACCACGAGAAGCCATCAACGGCTAATTTGTGGATCGATGGGGTATCAATGCCCACCATAGTCCCACACTTATCCAAAATGTTGGAGGCCCTCAGATGCAATGTCTGAACTACACGACGGTTGTGCAACACGGAAGGCACAGTGCCCGTTGACTCACAGATGGACCGTCAGCGGGGTTCCGTTTGTGAGGGTTCATTTTTCTACACAATTTaagttaaatcaaattaaaataatgaaggAGTTTAGGGGTTATTTAGATATTAAAGGAATATTAACTAACTAATTTAACCCCCATATAAAGACTTCAACCATCATCAACCtaaacacaactcacaaaataaaatctcttccttctctatcctttctctctctaattgaagacaccattgaagaaaaGATAGGGGGAGGTTTTGGGTGCTGGAAAGGTATTATTTCACCaacaaatcttcatcaaacattaaggtatgggatctaattcacctttgagacttttTTTCCTCAAAGTGTTCCTTCAAAATGTTTTCAGAAGTTAGATTTTCATGTGTGTTCTTCTCAAATCTCAAAATTAGggttatgaattgaattttcaatgatttataatgtataatattaagatattaacatgtattttaactttattaggATAATTTGTGATGTTTTGATCTACATAGAAGAACATAATCCTTAGCCCTTGACCAaaggtttgatcttgatgtgaattgggttgtgattgattcGATTTACTTGATTATTAGTTCAATCACTATTCAACTATGTTGTTACAATAATCATGAAcaaattaagatgaattgtaGTATTCCATAATAGTTCTTTAGAAATGATCTAGGTTATGGGAATTTACCTAAGTATCTTCATTTAAGCTTtgatttagtattgaattatggtaTAGTAACTCttctaaaattgttattattttgattattgaattatggtgtGGAACATctaaattgtattgaattgagggtttatggtaaggcctaaatgataaactatgaaggagacttggtaagtcttatgatctctatctttacttccaattataattatggttaagtcatgatgttatattagaGTAAGCCTTGTATTAGGGTTGATAGGATGATATGATAATGAAtggaaatgtcttgactatgttgtgaggttgattaaggtgtatgtgtcATAAGGATGGTGGTGACTCTCAATGTacattattatgatatgaaaagctaatgtgttaacctcacttatatgaattgtaatgaaaggacttatactcatgcaattcttattgagatattgatgatgatgattatacaaggggcatacactatgacctaaactaagctatgattgataattaaagacttaaagatatttcaaaaagggactctagcttagtacctattgaactagattgaggagtgtcccttcccacatagggaataTAGGAGCACTAAAGTACTCTtcagattggagactacaatgcatggagcataaatagggtcccaactacatttcctagttcttgaactatgtcgCCCCCATAGGAAttctagctagtggatccacatagttgctatgttttatgttgtgGTACTACAGTTgcaagtagtctgccttctttcagtgtaggtttttatgacaccggattcctcactagctcatgtggtctatgtcgctTAAGGCAAGATGTaaccaaaaggtaaaatgaattaaagaattGAATTCTActtaggataacctaaggggtctagcttagtgtaggtaggggtattgggactctacctaaccgttgcactagttatccttgaggggaatcctaggaggatgttcttatgtatgtttatgcctatgatgatttatgatatgtatatgaatgaCTGGCACattattgatactatatgttgactAGTTCAATTATGAGTACGTGTTGGTTTATATAGTTAAAGTAAGATTAAATGTATGTCTAAATGTCATGTTATATGAAGTAgggtgttagtcatgattcttgtcgGGTTAATTGATCgtgtaaggttatggggctttactaagtcattgcacttgttgacttcaTAGGAGTTCATAGGTAATTGTCTTTCTTTGCTCTAATGAAATGCACCCTTATTCACGCTTAGTGTTTAATATGACTTGGATGTAGAGTTGCTTCATTATGCTTCTACTTGTATAATAGGAATTTTTTATTGGACTAGGTTTGATGTGGTGgtattatgatgatatgtatatgacttaataaatgtgaattatTGTTTGGTGTGGTAATGTTGAATATGCATATAAGTTTTAAAGAAAGATGCATActtatagaaatgtcattttcttagcatattttataaatatttttgcatatgatctcatacttagtacatgtggagtactaaccccattttcttcctattttccaaataatttagGTTCCGGTTGTTGAACGCTCATTCAagatgacttgaagaagacttggatattctctaccatcccagtgggtaggtcctcactttccgatgGCAATGCCAATATCTTTGTTATGATGTTCCTTTGTTTTCTAGGACTTTTATGGTCGTTCCACTTTCATTTTAGTATGATTTGTTTAAGCCCatatgtggcttctttacattgatgtagaactatgcccaaattgctatgatctttagatggtatgagatgagacaatcctTAAGACAATATTCTatcttatgtatatatttatgttcAATAAATGTAGATTTCtttgtaaccttcctatacgaagggtttGTGTATACTCGAtacatatattatgtgtatatagaggtctatgtaaacctccaagtagaagtagtgaatgttttaaattttttgctaaattcgacttatgaatgtgatgatgtaaCTAAGAGGCTTGTCTTAGTCATCAAAGAGGGCGACGATGTCGGTTACATATATGTGGTAAACCCGGATGAGacgattattattttaatacttatgaattctagtgtagttttctatgggctattgaatgatgtagtaattgtattcaattgacgTATAGGCTatcttatattgataaatctttaatgaattgacctagattcattgagtattatggtttttgtattgaattaacGATCATGGTCATGGATAAGggcctttttgtattgaattagatgatttagctatggattgaagtgatGAGAATGCATTGGTGGTAGGCTTTcctaattctctttatattatataatgtaGCTCTTggattatgttgtgattggtatggtccacttatggtgtcCGTTCCATGTGCTTTACTTGTGAATGATGTGGCTTGGTCGGTgctactttatgtattatgatgatcatggccttttcACAAACTACTTGATATACTATGATGATTTGTATAGTTGATTTTTGTGAATTATGATCATATTTATCTACTTTTGATTAAGGTGAAAGTATGTATTCTTCAATTGACAGTAGGTGATCATGTAAGAGtatgactatgtccttatgtgtgtggtcttagagttgatacatGATTATTCGTACTTTACCATATGATTcaatgatggttatattgataatgttCTACTAGTATGTAGGGTGACTTATACAGGATAAcggttattcctatgtgcttctagaatgatatcTTATATTTGATAAAGtgaagtcttggtgtgtcttgTGTGGTATACTTGTGTCCCTTgattgatacatgtatgaacgTGAATATGAAATGTCTTAAAttaggatgctaaagcctcctattcttgtatgtatgaatgacatgagacctcGAATGTTgctaagaaggtcctttatgtgaaaccttcaacctagtggtaaggttataatCCTTGAAGTCGAAAATCAttatggtatccttcttgtatgaatgatggacttacgTTTGGTTGGATCGAACGTCATGAagtaatccttaggaaagtcattaagCTATTCTTTTAGCCATTGAAAGACAGCCCAAGGGGACCTcattggtagggtgaatgtgattgggttctgaactagatatggaacctctgatccataatgtgaattactctatgagaacaaaggctagcagcgagtgagtatggtaaaggAAGTAGCTCTAGTTAAATAATAAGGCAATAGTgcaaagaaacccttcatattcctttacCATGTGCCGACATGGGATGTGTAcatgttctaccattggcaagtagaaaatCCTCCATTGGAGTAGGTTACCACTCTGGATTCCATGATTCTCTACCATgttctatgtcagttattgcctattctcatcatatgggatacctactagtgttggagaagttcgatgaagtttaggtggtggtatggggcgctatctatacattgcacaataggctttgaagatgttagtgagattCCCAAGGTATTCTCTAAGACATTTACTTGAATGTCTTTATATGAtaaatgtctcttaaatgaactaaataAGATGATGACTTAAgttagaaagcatgttaaatgaataagtacttacctagagtagttaatGGTTGTCTAGGTAAAGTATGAAGGGGGCacaggaatggtcacttcatatcttacctagataagtcttaagaatgactctagttaggaaagTTGGTTGTTTATGTTGAAATAATACAAACTTagatagtcttaaggattacttaggtaatcttgaagaggtcaagtATGGACATTCTCTTATTGATTTacataagtaagtcttttgataacctttgtgaggagaatgtcatattttaTGTGTGTTATGGTATTAACTGTGAATTATATTTTCCTAGGTACTTTAAAGGATCTCTAAGTGTGTGTGAAGGGTTTGTATGGGCGGtcacttcataactcactcaagtgaaccttagaatcgcCATTGGTAGAGGAATCTCATGTTTGTGTTTGGTGTAGTGTAAGTGCGTGTATCTCAtcataggtggtcttaaggatcatttaggtgtgcttaGAGAGGGTATATGGGTGGTCTATCTTTTTCTTGCATAAGTGATTCTTAgaatagcttttagtgagaagaATAATGTTAGAATTGTTCACAGTGAAGCTTAAAATAGTTTGTAATATTTGacaattcactgtaacattccTTCAAATGTGAATAAATGTTGAagtgttatcttatgtgttcctaaggtgttaaatgttgttcttatgcttatacgatgatgtattaataaaaaagagcatatttccattaaaggtctgttatcattatttttatgcattatgtcatacttagtacatgtgtttgtactaatttcatacttttatctatctctaaagcgATTAATAGGTGAAGGTGTTTTTGGTAGCAAAGCTTGGATCATAGGATCTTTCAAGCAAGTTGtagtatgtcctcattttatTCGAGGGAATAAATGtctttggtttcttttattgaagtattgtaatagacttagtagtactatatttctattgtatGGGACGTGTCCCAAGTctatgttgagtctaagatttgATTAAATGAgatttagtatttcctatgatttctatatgaaagatatttttaaagacTATTAGAATGTTGTGAAAAGTTGTAATTATGCACTACtttgatatatgtatatgcGATAAACGATACGAAgggggcttgtacaagacctccgagaggtcaagtacgccgcgTCATGACTCAAGAGTGCCCTAGCTTCTAAGGTGTACTCTCTGGTCGTGACACCGAACATTGGCTATGATGACACATTtatataggggtacataggttgGGGTCATTAAACAATTAGCACTTTGAAGCTATAGAAGGTAGAGAAATATAGGTCAAACATACCAAATCTACAAACCTTGAACATCATTGATAAATTACCCATAATTCACCATTAATACATAGAAGACAGTAGCTATAATCAATTTAACATAATCGATTCACACTACAATAAATCctaacatcaagatcacaacacCTACAATAGAGGATAAATTGAGAAATTGGGAGGATCATGGGtttatcatgaaattggattgaaaattacattaaaagcagtatctaataattttttaaatcaatttgagaaaggacccatgtctagattgaaagatatggagttttgatcatgaattttcatcaaaaacCTTTGAAGAAACTCTCTAGATGAATGTATATCTAAAGATGAAGGATTAACATTGTAAGCGTCTTAAGTTTCATCCCTAAAAAACAGCAAataggaaaggaaaaatagcaAGTAAccaatgatatttatatttgaattaatgcGAAGGTTACAATTTTTATGATATCTTTTATAAAAGGTGTAATCCTCCGATATTTTTTCTCTTCACAAATGTTCTTGATTTGACAAAATACTTGAGGCTCAACACTTGGAGCAAACACTTCTTTGTATGCGGAAGACTTGCAGATCACCACTGAAGAGCAACTATGTATTTctgtatgtatgtatttgtgTGTCTTTTTTTGTCAGAAGAAGACCTCTTTATATAGGCTTGATTTAGGGTTTTAGGATTGGTCCGAGCAATTTTGACCCTGGGTCTGAAGAACATGAGTTGGGCTCATCTTGTAAACTTAATGGACTGTCCAAAGTGATTTGGACTTGATTTAAGTCatataatttttacttaattattaataCGACATTATCAACCAGTATTTGACTTGGTCAACGTATGGTGATTTAAGatttaatctaaatttataatggatttataaataaaacttcACTGTCTACAAATACCCCTACTTCGAGGCTTGTTGGGGTGCTCAATTTGTCGAACTTGTAAAGACAAACCTTGAtgtatttgtgaagaaaatgtTTTTTGTCGTAGTTTATCTTTCACGAGCCATTTGAAGCTTCATGATAAATGACCATGTCAATATGTTGAGATCAACATTTACAAGAGTCTTCATGACAATATTCTATAATTTGTAAGATGACATTTGACTTTCGATTGTTTATCAACTCATTTTTGACTTGAAGTGTTTCAAGCTCATGAATACTTATCGCATGGCATTTCTTCATAGTGTGGTAATTTCATTTGGATCATCAACTACGAAATGATCACCAATTCAATGAGCAAGGATTGCGCTTACAAGCTTGACTTGGTGATACATACCTTGTGGCTTCGACGCAAATTTTAGGCTTTCACTTGAATAGAACGCAAGGTACTCAAATTCTCATGACGCGGGTCTATTCTCATTCGGGCATAGTTTTTCATGTATCTTCCGAGAAAAAATTAGCATAATTTGGTTTATATGGAATTTCTATAATTTGATTCCCatggaaaattttcataatttaattcttatgaAAACTTACCATAATTTGGTTTTTGTGGAATCTACATAATTTGACTCCCATGGAAAATTTCCATTATTTAATTCTTATGAAAATTTaccataattttcataatttgtaGGAAACAAACTTTCCATCTTCATTTCCATAATTTGTAGGAACACAATTTATCTACTTTGATTTCTATAAATATGCATGCTCTAACAAAGATTGATTGTCAATTTGAGGCATACAAAACTCAATTTTCGTCAGTTTTTTTCAGCACAGAACGACTGCAGCAGAAAGTTCATAACTTATTGTAGAAATATTGAAATCATAATCCGTTTGATGTTACAGAGACTAGACTCAGAGGCATACGacatattcaaatttcaaaatcaaaacccttcAGAGTTGGCcgtaattaatttttgaagtttgCTATCAaatcattctttcttttttatagcTTGATGCAGTTCCACATAAACGTCTCTATCTTGGTGTATGAGATTTCAAATGACGAGCGACATGTTTCTATAGAAACTAGGCATCAAAGTCTACAACATATCCAAAATTCAAGgtaaaacttttcatgaattAACGAGAATTAATTTTCGATATTGGTTTTCAATTCTATCGTATAGTTTTGCAGATTTGTGGAGTCTCACCAAAATGTTTGTATCTTGGCATAAAAGAGCTCAAATGGAGAGAGACATGATTCTATAGAAATAGAATCTTAAGTATTCATGAGTTTACTTCTCTACATCTTTAGCGAAGAGCCGCACATTGATTTCCGTATTGATTGAGAATTTTTAATCATCTATATGGAGAGACAACATAAAAATCTTAAGTCAATAGGACCATATTCATCATGACAAGCGCGAGAGAATATGCCATAATTTTCATCATATCGATTTGAAGCTTCGTCAATCGGCACCTTGAAACACAACATCCATCATCACGAGCTTGTTATCATATGCCATAATTTTCACCATGCGGATTAAAAGCTTCGTGCATTGGCGCCGTGAGACACATCATTCATCATGACGAGTGCAAGAACATATGCCATAATTTTCACCATGCCAATTCGAAGATTCGTGCAATTTGACCCGTGAGACACATCTTTCATCATGACGAGCGCAAGAGCATATGCCATAATTTTCACCATGCCAATTTGAAGCTTCGTGCAATTGGCACCCTGAGATACATCACTTTTTATAGGTTTACGATGGACTGATAAAAGTCTCAATATTATAtccataaaaaatgaagaaaattgaTGCATCTTCATTTGTAATTTCACGTTGACGACGAACCACACTTTGTGCTCTTCTTTGACAATTGTGACTTTAGCGACGAACCACTTTTAGTACATCTTATTCTACAATTGCggctttgatgaagaattatATGTGGATCATCTTATTTTAGAGTTGTGCCTTTGATGACGAACCACACCTGACGGCTTTGACGAAGAACCACACTTGATATCTCTTCTTTTGTAGCTTCAACTTTGATGATGAACCACATTTGGTTCCTTTTCTTTTGCAATTGCGACTTTAGCGATGAGCGGCTATGTCGACGAACCACACTTTATATCTCTTATTATTTATCTTCAACTTTTTGATGAACCacatttggtttcttttcttttgcaaTTACGACTTTAGCAATGAGCGGCTTTGTCGACGAACCATACTTGATATCTCTTCTTTTGTAGCTTCAACTTTGATGATGACCACTTGGTGTCTTTTCTTTTGTAATTGGGACTTTAGCGATGAACCACACTTAGTAAATCTTCTTGTACAATTTCAGCGTCACGTATTTTTTATTAGAGTTGCAGCTTTGATAAAGAACCAGACatgaagtattttattttttagttgcAACTTCAAAGACGAACCACACTTGAAACCTCTTTTGTAGTTTCAGCTTTGATGTAGAACTACCCTTTGTGCGTGTTCTTTGGATGATCATGAAGATAATTTCTTCAAGTCGTACACGGAGTATAGTactttaaaatcatcaaaaattaCTGAAGAATCGCATGAAAATTCCTCTCTGATGCACAACATCGTCTCGATGGTGCAAAGctggaaaatgaaaaatttgatgGATCTATGGAGAAATATCAAGCAACTCTAGTAGATCTGGAGGCAAATAATGTGATATCTAACGATGAAGTTGAGAGATTAGCAAAACTAGAAGAAGCGATCGATAAAATCCTCCAAGAAATCATAAGCCTCAAACTTTTTTTGGtagttggattttttttatttgtttagaattttctgATTCACTCATTATGGTGTAgtggttttttttttgaagcaaTAAAATAGTAGCTTATATTTCAATAAGAAACTCCTCATCTTGAACTTTGAATTTTGATTGTTTCTTTCCACGAGACCCCTTTATTTAATGGAAAAAAGACTCGATAAGCTAGCGTTCATATGAGTATTGCAACAAAATGTTACTTTTTATACTTTACACATACGTGGAAGAAAATTCATAACGTGGAGTAGGAACATTGTAATTATGAGCTTTTTTGGGTTGAAAGATAACTTAGAGATCTTCAATCTATGTAAAACTCACGTCCATGGGATTTACTGTTTATAAGCTTCCTTTTTTGTTGGAAAGATAACTTCAACATCTTCGAAAAATCACATCCTTAGGATTTACGGATTAATGGAGATATGTCTTCAAAGTCAGCTCAAAAAATTGGGTGCTTAACTCTTCATTTGAAAGAACCAACATGATGTTCACATGGCGAcgttatacattttttttcttatgactGAACATAGAGTAAAAATACTCTAAGCTTCCTACGTACCTCAGTGAAGAGGATCAATTCATAACGTAGTTCAGAAAatgatctttaatttttattttttattttctgtccTAACTTTTGCCTAGGCCGCCTCTTTAAAGACTTTCAAATGAGAGgacattttatttcttttttgaagtCGTACACAGTTTATACTCTTGCAGACCAGGAGTATGACGCCACTTAAAGGATAGTACTTCTTCAAGAATTTTCCATTGATGGGACCAATCTGCTAGCCGTTTGCATCTATAAGTTTGTAAGCCCCGCTTCAATAGACTTCTTGGATGACTTATGGTCCATCCCATTTTGAGGTGAAATTGCTTTTCAATTTATGAGATATGATAATATGCCTTCTAACTTCAAAAACTTGATCACCAACTTGGAAGGACCTTAGGCGAACCTTTGTATTAAAAGCACGAGAAAGACGAGCTTGATAGCattcaagactttgttgatCTTCCAACCTTTTCTCGTCGAGAGATTCTAACTCTTCAAGGCGCAGACGAGCATTATCTTCTTCGGTAAGTCCGTCTTGGATGGAAAGCCTCAATGAAGGTACTTTTCGTTCAAGTGGAAGGACTGCTGCAGTTTCAGAAACAAGATAACAAGGAGTTGCTTGAGTCGGCGTGCGGTGAGTCATCTGGTATGCCCAAAGAGCTTCTTCCATTCTATCACGCAAATCTCTTTTAGATTTGGAGACGACCTTCTTTAACAAGTTGCACAGGTTCTTGTTAAATGCTTCAGCTAGACCATTTACAGCAGCATAATATATTGAAGAATTACGTTGCTTGAACCCAACAATGTCGCAAATCTTATCCATCAATTTATAGGTAAATGGATTTCCATTATCTGTTAGTATATAATTAGGGATGCCAAAACTATAGATGATATTCGCCTTCATGAAGCTTGCAACAATTTCCTTCTTTACTTCTTTGAGGGCTACCGCCTCAGCCCATTTTGAGAAGTAATCTGTCGCATCAAGGATGTATAAGTGGCCTCCAAAAGATTTCGGTAGTGGTCAAACTACGTCTAGACCCCGAGCATCAAATATACAAGATTCCACAGTCGGATGTAATACATCAGGAGGTTGGTGCATAAAGTTTGCATGAAATTGGCATGCTTGACATCTTCGAGCATAATCCCAGCAATCTTTTACCATTGTTGGCCAATAATACCCAttctttttatatgaaaatgcaATATTGGGCCAGATTGATGCGATCCACAAACTCTAGAATGTGCTTCTTGCATAGCTTGATATGCTTCTTCTTCTCCAAAACAACGCAAGAGAACCCCCTCGAATGATTGTCGATATTGAGTATCTTTATAGTAAAGAAACCAAAGAGCACGACGATGGATCTCAATCCTTCGGATCTTCTGGAAGTATATTGTAGCACAAGTTAATCAATCAAGGTATGCCTCGAGTCGACTGTCTCAACTTGTGAAACACCTATAAGATGTTCAAGATTGCTTTTTTCATTCGCATCTGGTGGTACTATCCATTTTTGGCATAAAGTGATTTGAGGTTGGTCGGGCTGAGTCAATGTTGAATCCAAAGCAGGTAAGGCAACAGCTTTCTAATTCTCCTATCTTGGAACATGTTGAAGATATACATCTCCAAGCCATCTATTCAATTTTTGTGCATAGTCATGATAGTGGCGCAATTCTGGCTCTTTGATTTCATAGCTACCCAATAATTGGTTGATCACAAATTCAGAGTCTCCAAAAACTTGTAAATGCAATTCCTTCATATCGACTGCCATTTCAAGCCCAAGTATTAAGACTTGATATTCTGCAACATTATTGGAGAAACATTGTGTTAAGGTGAAGGAATATGGCAAGATCTCCTCTTGAGAAGTGACGAATATCACTCCAGTGCCGGCTCCTTCACAATGTGAGGCCCCATCAAAATACGTCTTCCCAGGCTTTTGAACTTCAACAGCCATTGCATCTTCATCAGGTAATTCATCAGTGAGTTCTCAATCATCAGGTAATGGGTGGTTTGCCAAGAAGTCTGTCAATGTTTTCCCTTTCACAACCTTTTTCAGAAACATACACAATTTCAAACTACTGAAAATGGAGATACAATCTTGCTAGTCGATCATTTAGTACGGGTTTCGACATCAAAAATTTGATGGGATTtgctttaaaaatttgaaagtaaCGTTTCATCTTCTGAATTGAGAAGACTAAGGCCAAACATAGCTTTTCGATTGGCGATTACTTCAACTCATTTGGTGTCATCATCCTACTCAAGTATTAAATGGAATTTTCTTTCCCTTAGCCATTCTCTTGGGATAAGAGTGCTACCACTGATCTTTCTTGAGTTGATATGTAAAGTATCAATGGATTTCCAGGAACACAAGCTGCTAAAACTGGTAGTTTG harbors:
- the LOC138342002 gene encoding uncharacterized protein encodes the protein MAVEVQKPGKTYFDGASHCEGAGTGVIFVTSQEEILPYSFTLTQCFSNNVAEYQVLILGLEMAVDMKELHLQVFGDSEFVINQLLGSYEIKEPELRHYHDYAQKLNRWLGDVYLQHVPR